From Ruminococcus sp. HUN007, a single genomic window includes:
- a CDS encoding PH domain-containing protein, translated as MSKKHIDFIWTDKKRTFLGLPISFTRYFLTDKKIICRTGFFNIAEDEINIYKITDKKLTLSLGERLFGCGTITVFSRDTDTPKMEIKHIKKPYEVSEMIDKEIDEERDKYGIRGRDMIPGHYCDHGDGDLDHDGLND; from the coding sequence ATGAGTAAAAAACACATTGATTTTATCTGGACAGACAAGAAAAGAACATTTCTCGGACTTCCGATATCATTTACAAGATATTTTCTTACAGACAAGAAGATAATATGCCGTACAGGTTTTTTCAATATAGCTGAAGATGAAATCAACATCTACAAGATAACTGATAAAAAGCTTACGCTTTCTTTAGGCGAAAGGTTATTCGGCTGCGGTACAATCACTGTTTTCTCACGTGATACCGATACTCCGAAAATGGAGATAAAGCACATCAAAAAGCCGTATGAAGTATCTGAGATGATTGATAAGGAGATCGACGAGGAACGTGACAAGTACGGTATCCGCGGCAGAGATATGATCCCGGGCCACTACTGTGACCACGGCGACGGTGATTTGGATCACGACGGTCTGAACGACTGA
- a CDS encoding FkbM family methyltransferase codes for MLSFITEKRSCWQALKEETRPLYIYGMGNGAEKIMAVFAEYGIEVKGFFASDEFVRGHSFMGYKVKKYSEVCAEEDDFVIVLAFAAGYDSLIEKIEGMAEEHTLYAPDVPIEGGGLFTYEYCLEHADELERVYEALADDLSRKVFADVINFRISGKTEYLKGITTPKSEVYTGIIRPSGNEVYVDLGAYTGDTVSELLEFTDGKYEKIYALEPDRRNFKKLSLSTEGMENVEIFNCAVWDRDTVLMFADKSGRQSAVSQTGKPKEARSVDSILAGGRADIIKMDVEGAEDEAINGAVNTIKTFRPKLMISLYHRNRDIFYLPLKVLSLHPDYKLYIRHQPYIPAWETNLYAI; via the coding sequence ATGCTTTCATTTATTACAGAAAAGAGATCCTGCTGGCAGGCACTGAAAGAGGAAACAAGACCGCTGTATATCTACGGCATGGGAAACGGTGCGGAAAAGATAATGGCAGTGTTTGCGGAATACGGGATAGAGGTAAAGGGATTCTTTGCAAGCGATGAATTTGTAAGAGGCCATTCCTTTATGGGCTATAAGGTAAAAAAATATTCTGAGGTGTGTGCGGAAGAAGATGACTTCGTCATAGTGCTTGCCTTCGCAGCCGGATATGATTCGCTTATTGAAAAAATAGAAGGCATGGCTGAGGAGCACACGCTCTATGCTCCTGACGTGCCGATAGAAGGCGGCGGACTGTTTACTTACGAATACTGTCTTGAACATGCTGATGAGCTTGAAAGGGTATATGAGGCCCTTGCGGATGACCTTTCACGCAAAGTGTTTGCCGACGTGATAAATTTCAGAATAAGCGGAAAGACAGAGTACCTTAAGGGCATTACAACTCCGAAAAGTGAAGTGTATACCGGTATAATCCGCCCGTCCGGAAATGAAGTGTACGTTGATCTCGGAGCCTATACCGGTGACACTGTTTCCGAGCTTCTTGAGTTTACGGACGGAAAATATGAAAAGATCTATGCCCTCGAACCGGACAGAAGGAATTTTAAAAAACTCTCACTTTCAACAGAAGGAATGGAAAATGTGGAGATCTTCAACTGTGCGGTCTGGGACAGAGACACCGTGCTTATGTTTGCTGACAAATCAGGAAGGCAGTCAGCAGTAAGTCAGACGGGAAAGCCGAAGGAAGCACGTTCAGTTGACAGCATTCTTGCAGGAGGCAGGGCGGATATAATCAAAATGGACGTTGAGGGAGCCGAGGACGAAGCGATAAACGGAGCAGTGAACACCATAAAGACCTTCAGACCGAAACTCATGATCTCGCTTTACCACAGAAACAGGGACATTTTTTATCTTCCGCTGAAAGTCCTGAGCCTTCACCCTGACTATAAGCTCTACATAAGACACCAGCCGTATATTCCTGCATGGGAAACCAATCTCTATGCAATATGA
- the nrdD gene encoding anaerobic ribonucleoside-triphosphate reductase, producing MKVQKRDGRVTDYDQGKIVRAIKKANAEVPEREKIGSNSIEDIVKYIEKFAEKTILNVENIQDMIECELVRQGKYTLAKKYIIYRYQRALLRKANTTDESILKLIKNENKELAEENSNKNTILASTQRDYIAGEVSRDLTRRMLLPESVSMAHDQGILHFHDADYFIQPIFNCCLINIGDMLDNGTVMNGKMIESPKSFQVACTVMTQIISAVASNQYGGQSVDMIHLGKYLRKSRDKYLRDMLNEFKDTLDEETIKKVVDLRLRDELKSGVQTIQYQINTLMTTNGQAPFVTLFLHVDENDEYADENAMIIEEILRQRYEGIKNEAGVNATPAFPKLIYVLDENNCFKGGKYDYLTELAVKCSAKRMYPDYISAKKMRENYQGNVFSCMGCRSFLSPWKDENGNYKFEGRFNQGVVSINLPQIGIVSGGNEEEFWKIFDERLELCYEALMCRHKALEGTLSDVSPIHWQYGAIARLKKGEKIDKLLHGGYSTMSLGYIGLYELTKLMKGVSHTDPAGTEFALRVMHHMKETTDRWKEKTGIGFALYGTPAESLCYRFAKIDRQRFGVIKDVTDKGYYTNSYHVDVREKIDAFDKFTFESQFQNISTGGCISYVEIPNITGNLDALRDLVKFIYDNIQYAEFNTKSDFCHVCGYDGEIIVNDENQWECPQCHNKDHALMTVTRRTCGYLGENFWNQGKTKEIKERVLHL from the coding sequence ATGAAGGTTCAGAAAAGAGACGGAAGAGTTACTGACTACGACCAGGGCAAGATCGTAAGGGCGATTAAAAAAGCAAATGCTGAAGTTCCTGAGCGTGAAAAGATCGGCAGCAATTCCATCGAAGACATTGTAAAGTACATTGAAAAGTTTGCAGAAAAAACTATTCTGAACGTTGAGAACATTCAGGATATGATCGAGTGCGAACTTGTACGTCAGGGAAAGTACACTCTTGCAAAAAAATATATCATATACCGTTACCAGAGAGCTCTTCTGAGAAAAGCCAATACAACTGATGAGTCTATCCTCAAGCTTATCAAGAACGAAAACAAGGAGCTTGCAGAGGAAAACTCCAACAAGAATACTATTCTTGCTTCCACACAGCGTGACTATATCGCCGGTGAAGTTTCACGCGATCTCACCAGAAGAATGCTTCTTCCGGAAAGCGTTTCCATGGCACATGACCAGGGCATCCTCCATTTCCATGATGCCGACTACTTCATTCAGCCGATTTTCAACTGCTGTCTTATTAACATCGGCGACATGCTCGACAACGGCACAGTCATGAACGGAAAGATGATCGAATCACCGAAGAGCTTTCAGGTTGCCTGTACAGTAATGACACAGATCATTTCCGCTGTTGCAAGTAACCAGTACGGCGGTCAGTCCGTTGACATGATCCATCTCGGAAAATACCTCAGAAAGAGCAGAGACAAATATCTCCGTGACATGCTGAATGAATTTAAGGACACTCTCGATGAGGAAACCATAAAGAAAGTCGTTGACTTAAGACTCCGCGACGAACTCAAGTCCGGTGTTCAGACTATCCAGTACCAGATCAACACTCTCATGACTACAAACGGACAGGCTCCGTTTGTAACACTTTTCCTTCACGTTGACGAGAACGATGAATACGCAGATGAAAATGCAATGATCATCGAGGAGATCCTCCGCCAGAGATACGAGGGCATCAAGAATGAAGCGGGCGTAAATGCTACACCTGCATTCCCGAAACTTATCTACGTTCTCGACGAGAACAACTGCTTCAAGGGCGGAAAGTATGATTATCTCACTGAACTCGCTGTAAAATGTTCAGCAAAGAGAATGTACCCTGACTACATTTCAGCAAAGAAGATGCGTGAAAACTATCAGGGCAACGTATTCAGCTGCATGGGATGCCGCAGCTTCCTTTCACCGTGGAAGGATGAAAACGGAAACTACAAGTTCGAGGGACGCTTCAACCAGGGTGTTGTAAGTATCAACCTTCCGCAGATCGGTATCGTTTCAGGCGGTAACGAAGAAGAATTCTGGAAGATCTTCGACGAAAGACTTGAACTCTGCTATGAAGCACTCATGTGCAGACACAAGGCACTTGAAGGTACACTTTCAGACGTAAGCCCTATCCACTGGCAGTACGGCGCTATCGCAAGACTGAAGAAGGGCGAAAAGATCGACAAGCTTCTTCACGGCGGCTACTCAACGATGTCACTCGGATACATCGGACTTTATGAGCTTACTAAGTTAATGAAGGGTGTAAGCCACACTGATCCTGCCGGCACGGAATTCGCTCTCCGTGTAATGCACCACATGAAGGAAACAACAGACCGCTGGAAGGAAAAGACCGGCATCGGCTTTGCTCTCTACGGCACACCGGCTGAAAGCCTGTGCTACCGTTTTGCCAAGATCGACAGACAGCGTTTCGGTGTAATAAAGGACGTTACCGACAAGGGCTACTACACAAACTCATATCACGTTGATGTTCGTGAAAAGATAGATGCCTTTGACAAATTCACATTTGAGAGTCAGTTCCAGAACATATCCACAGGCGGATGTATCTCATATGTTGAAATACCGAACATAACAGGAAACCTTGATGCTCTCAGGGATCTTGTTAAGTTTATCTACGACAACATCCAGTACGCTGAGTTCAATACCAAGTCAGATTTCTGCCACGTTTGCGGATATGACGGTGAGATCATCGTAAACGATGAGAACCAGTGGGAATGTCCTCAGTGTCACAACAAGGATCACGCACTGATGACAGTTACAAGAAGAACCTGCGGATATCTTGGTGAAAACTTCTGGAACCAGGGCAAGACAAAAGAGATCAAGGAAAGAGTGCTGCATCTGTAA
- the ftsZ gene encoding cell division protein FtsZ, producing the protein MAGFVFESDAYDPEVNIKVIGVGGGGGNALNCMADSGISDIEYIAVNTDAAALRNSKATSKIQIGSKLTRGRGAGNKPEVGERSAEENKEEIASALKDADMIFITAGMGGGTGTGAAPVVAQIAKEMDILTVAVVTKPFLFEREQKMLQAERGIAELRKYVDSLIVIPNEKLLCGLDKPLTMKESFSLADDILKTGVRSISDLITDDGFINLDFADVSTIMKGAGYAHMAIGHGEGKDKATDAAKAVISSPLLETSISGANRLLINIVMSEDVLAEDVDTATKMITDTAADDVEFIFGTAFKEDMQDEMTITVIAAGFGEPKSVINARADKPVQAAPVAEEVPPVIPQPVKPAPKASSDEDDLDAIFKILDNKK; encoded by the coding sequence ATGGCAGGTTTTGTTTTTGAAAGCGATGCTTACGATCCGGAAGTGAACATAAAGGTTATAGGCGTTGGCGGCGGCGGCGGAAACGCACTCAACTGTATGGCTGATTCAGGTATTTCAGACATTGAGTACATTGCAGTCAATACAGATGCAGCAGCGCTCAGAAACTCAAAGGCAACTTCAAAGATCCAGATCGGTTCAAAGCTTACACGCGGCAGAGGTGCAGGTAACAAGCCTGAAGTCGGTGAAAGATCGGCTGAGGAAAACAAGGAAGAGATCGCATCAGCACTTAAAGATGCTGACATGATATTCATAACAGCCGGAATGGGCGGCGGTACAGGTACAGGTGCTGCTCCGGTAGTTGCACAGATCGCTAAGGAAATGGACATACTCACTGTTGCTGTTGTAACAAAGCCTTTCCTTTTTGAAAGAGAACAGAAAATGCTCCAGGCAGAAAGAGGCATTGCCGAGCTCAGAAAATATGTTGATTCTCTTATTGTTATCCCTAACGAAAAGCTTCTCTGCGGCCTCGACAAACCGCTTACAATGAAGGAATCATTCTCACTTGCAGATGACATATTAAAGACAGGTGTAAGAAGTATTTCAGACCTCATCACAGATGACGGATTCATCAACCTTGACTTTGCTGACGTTTCAACGATCATGAAGGGTGCAGGCTATGCTCACATGGCTATCGGCCACGGTGAAGGCAAGGACAAGGCAACAGATGCTGCAAAGGCAGTTATCTCAAGCCCGCTTCTTGAAACATCAATTTCAGGCGCTAACAGACTTCTCATCAACATCGTAATGTCAGAAGATGTTCTTGCAGAAGACGTTGATACAGCTACAAAGATGATCACAGATACTGCAGCTGATGATGTTGAATTCATTTTTGGTACAGCATTCAAGGAAGACATGCAGGACGAAATGACCATCACAGTAATTGCTGCAGGATTCGGTGAACCAAAGAGCGTTATAAACGCAAGAGCTGACAAGCCGGTACAGGCAGCACCGGTCGCTGAGGAAGTTCCTCCTGTTATTCCGCAGCCAGTCAAGCCGGCTCCGAAGGCTTCTTCAGATGAAGATGACCTTGATGCTATCTTTAAGATACTTGACAATAAAAAATAA
- the murG gene encoding undecaprenyldiphospho-muramoylpentapeptide beta-N-acetylglucosaminyltransferase, which produces MRALITGGGTGGHINPALAIASIIKEHEPDSQFLFAGTPFGMEARLIPEAGYDFAPIKVRGFQRKISLENIRRNAEAAAYLVTAMPRAKQIIKEFRPDVVIGTGGYVSGPVVHQAAKLGIPTVIHEQNAYPGVTTRILTKKVDKVMLTVKEALDYLGTDIDYTVTGLPVRAELFDKTKEEARKELGFDDSFTVLSFGGSLGAGCINETMAEVIKYTRANDLKINHIHGYGGMGKDTFPAAMKKYGVPMKSDRTRITEYINDMDTCMAAADLVVCRSGATTLAELEAMGKPAILIPSPIVAGNHQFHNANVLGKAGAAVVIEQKNVRCDEVIKIIEDLYNDPARVREMSECSRGLWIDDTSEKIWQTIDSVVKKS; this is translated from the coding sequence ATGAGAGCGCTTATCACAGGCGGCGGCACCGGCGGGCACATCAACCCGGCTCTTGCCATCGCTTCAATAATAAAGGAACATGAACCTGACTCACAGTTTCTTTTCGCCGGAACTCCGTTTGGAATGGAGGCAAGACTCATACCTGAAGCTGGTTATGATTTTGCTCCTATCAAAGTAAGGGGATTCCAGAGAAAGATCTCGCTTGAAAATATCAGAAGAAATGCCGAGGCAGCTGCATATCTTGTTACAGCAATGCCGAGGGCTAAACAGATAATAAAGGAATTCCGTCCGGATGTTGTCATAGGAACGGGCGGATATGTAAGCGGTCCTGTAGTCCATCAGGCGGCAAAGCTCGGAATACCGACAGTTATCCATGAGCAGAATGCATACCCGGGAGTGACCACAAGGATACTTACCAAAAAAGTTGACAAAGTCATGCTTACTGTAAAGGAAGCTCTGGATTATCTGGGAACAGATATTGACTATACGGTTACCGGACTTCCGGTCCGTGCTGAACTGTTCGACAAGACGAAGGAAGAGGCAAGAAAGGAACTCGGTTTTGACGACAGTTTTACAGTTCTTTCCTTCGGAGGCAGTCTCGGTGCCGGATGTATCAACGAAACTATGGCTGAGGTCATAAAGTACACAAGGGCAAATGATCTTAAGATAAACCACATTCACGGTTACGGCGGAATGGGAAAGGATACATTTCCTGCAGCAATGAAAAAATACGGTGTTCCGATGAAGTCTGACAGGACGAGGATCACTGAATACATAAACGATATGGATACCTGTATGGCAGCTGCAGATCTTGTTGTCTGCCGTTCGGGTGCAACGACACTCGCAGAACTGGAAGCCATGGGAAAGCCGGCTATTCTTATACCATCGCCTATAGTTGCCGGAAACCATCAGTTCCATAATGCCAATGTTCTCGGCAAAGCCGGTGCTGCAGTCGTTATTGAGCAGAAAAATGTCAGATGCGATGAAGTTATAAAAATAATTGAAGATCTTTACAACGATCCGGCGCGTGTAAGAGAAATGTCAGAATGCTCACGCGGACTCTGGATCGACGATACATCAGAAAAGATCTGGCAGACTATAGACAGTGTTGTAAAGAAATCATGA
- a CDS encoding GNAT family N-acetyltransferase, whose translation MVLDAADIPSDSSSWSRPLPEGLSYTVVNGGDLSDVYEAVMRVEPKWLRFYENNSKSAVIKAVLSGRTVGFAMADTDAGTIITGKDSRTGLLGYVGVVPEERNRGIGLGMVAFAAGYMKSAGCTEVYVNYTSLDEWYAKLGFAENLWYWMGEKKL comes from the coding sequence ATGGTCCTGGATGCCGCGGACATTCCTTCTGACAGCTCGTCATGGAGCAGACCTCTTCCGGAGGGGTTAAGCTATACAGTTGTAAACGGCGGAGACCTTTCCGATGTGTATGAAGCGGTAATGCGTGTTGAGCCGAAGTGGCTCAGGTTTTATGAAAACAACAGTAAGTCAGCCGTTATAAAAGCCGTTCTGTCAGGCAGGACTGTGGGCTTTGCAATGGCCGATACTGATGCGGGAACAATTATTACGGGGAAAGACAGCAGAACCGGACTTTTAGGATATGTCGGTGTTGTGCCTGAGGAAAGAAACAGAGGCATAGGACTCGGCATGGTAGCCTTTGCAGCAGGATACATGAAATCAGCGGGATGTACTGAAGTTTACGTAAACTATACATCTCTTGATGAGTGGTACGCAAAGCTTGGATTTGCAGAAAATCTGTGGTACTGGATGGGCGAAAAAAAACTATAA
- the nrdG gene encoding anaerobic ribonucleoside-triphosphate reductase activating protein, which produces MNYAMLKKRDVADGIGVRVSLFVSGCTHHCKGCFNEETWDFNFGSPFDEAVEREITEALAPDYIRGLTVLGGEPMEKVNQRALLPFIKKVRETYPEKDIWFYSGYTFDTELTGEGRAVCEVTAELLSYIDVLVDGEFIEEQKNLRLRFRGSENQRIIDVKASLSSGKTVLYELPE; this is translated from the coding sequence ATGAATTACGCGATGCTGAAGAAAAGGGACGTTGCCGACGGCATCGGCGTCCGCGTATCACTTTTCGTGAGCGGATGTACCCATCACTGTAAAGGCTGCTTCAATGAAGAGACCTGGGACTTTAACTTCGGTTCACCTTTTGATGAAGCCGTCGAAAGAGAGATAACCGAAGCACTTGCCCCTGATTACATAAGAGGGCTTACAGTCCTCGGCGGTGAGCCTATGGAAAAAGTCAATCAGAGAGCGCTTCTCCCTTTTATAAAAAAGGTCAGAGAGACTTATCCTGAAAAGGACATCTGGTTTTACTCAGGCTATACCTTTGACACGGAACTCACAGGTGAGGGCAGGGCAGTATGCGAAGTTACCGCAGAGCTGCTTTCGTACATCGACGTCCTTGTGGACGGTGAGTTCATCGAGGAACAGAAAAACCTGAGACTGCGGTTCCGCGGTTCGGAAAACCAGAGAATAATCGATGTAAAAGCTTCGCTTTCATCGGGAAAAACAGTTCTTTATGAACTTCCGGAATAA
- a CDS encoding GNAT family N-acetyltransferase, which yields MKFDSQFFSLFSECFPMLGTAGRVMEEKLEGTDLLVRKSGSEITGFAAVDGNTVLLVCVHPEHQGKGIGSSLLEEAEEIIRSRGYDRAVLGRSERDIFWGAVIDTMSHRFF from the coding sequence ATGAAATTTGACAGTCAGTTCTTTTCACTTTTTTCCGAATGTTTTCCGATGCTCGGAACAGCCGGCCGTGTAATGGAGGAAAAACTTGAAGGGACTGATCTGCTTGTCAGAAAAAGCGGCAGTGAGATCACAGGGTTTGCAGCTGTTGACGGAAATACAGTGCTTCTTGTCTGCGTTCATCCGGAACATCAGGGAAAAGGTATCGGTTCCTCACTTCTTGAGGAAGCAGAGGAGATCATAAGATCCCGCGGATATGACAGGGCGGTTCTCGGGAGAAGTGAGCGCGATATTTTCTGGGGCGCTGTTATTGATACCATGTCACACCGCTTTTTTTGA
- a CDS encoding DUF5688 family protein — protein MNCNIFTSTLEENLRESKEIRETHAVLTMHRKGEKAAPDDTKTRQFIRETNMKYFRIEYETLLGDFAVFDLGSEDRNGTGAIILKVASLRKVYEEKGWDAVISIAAENIRYAQYIKSSAGSITDSLFSYEKIKDRLIIRPLNLKSNRTKLEGCVYRTFEDIALVLYAIVLDDSENGILNTIKVPYIVFEEWGIDFDELLKITMKNTSSYALPRLYTNIFDIERTPEPESAFMSKDFKTRRLKPDNTALVTTSRKTNGAIAMFYPGVKEKLAEMFDDSFYVAFTSIHEAMIHKKGSIDPASIKRNVTETNRIFGPEDTLSDSVFFFDRKSGSFAAVV, from the coding sequence ATGAACTGTAACATATTTACAAGTACTCTTGAGGAAAACCTGAGAGAATCAAAGGAGATCAGAGAAACACACGCTGTGCTCACCATGCACCGCAAAGGTGAAAAGGCGGCACCGGATGACACAAAAACCCGTCAGTTTATCAGGGAAACCAACATGAAATACTTCCGTATCGAATACGAAACACTGCTCGGAGACTTTGCAGTATTCGACCTGGGAAGTGAAGACCGGAACGGAACCGGTGCGATCATTCTGAAGGTGGCATCCCTCAGAAAAGTATACGAGGAAAAAGGCTGGGACGCGGTCATCAGCATCGCCGCCGAGAACATACGATACGCACAGTACATAAAAAGTTCTGCCGGCAGTATTACCGACTCGCTCTTTTCCTACGAAAAGATAAAGGACAGACTTATAATACGTCCTCTGAACCTTAAAAGCAACAGAACGAAACTTGAAGGCTGCGTCTACAGGACATTCGAGGACATTGCCCTTGTCCTGTATGCGATCGTTCTTGACGACAGTGAAAACGGTATTCTCAACACCATAAAAGTTCCGTATATCGTTTTCGAGGAGTGGGGTATCGACTTCGATGAGCTTCTGAAGATCACAATGAAAAACACAAGCAGCTATGCTTTGCCGAGACTGTACACAAACATTTTCGACATTGAACGCACTCCGGAACCGGAAAGCGCTTTCATGTCAAAGGACTTTAAAACCCGCAGGCTAAAGCCGGACAATACGGCACTTGTCACCACAAGCAGAAAGACCAACGGAGCAATTGCAATGTTCTATCCGGGTGTGAAGGAAAAACTGGCGGAAATGTTTGATGACAGCTTCTATGTTGCATTTACCAGCATACATGAAGCGATGATCCACAAAAAGGGCTCAATAGATCCTGCAAGCATAAAACGCAATGTAACTGAGACAAACAGGATCTTCGGTCCGGAGGATACTCTTTCTGACAGTGTATTTTTCTTTGACAGAAAATCCGGATCATTTGCAGCGGTCGTCTGA
- a CDS encoding aminotransferase class I/II-fold pyridoxal phosphate-dependent enzyme: MKKLSEMTHEELLAFKNETEKQYLDFKSLDLHLDMSRGKPAPAQLDLTMPMLNVLSADDTLSTEKGLDCRNYGVLDGIPEAKQMFADVLGVKPENIIVYGNSSLAIMFDTITRAWTHGLLGSTPWSKLDKVKFLCPVPGYDRHFGITQYYGIEMINIPTDENGPDMDMVEKLVSEDASIKGIWCVPQYSNPTGVSYSDEVVKRFAALKPKAEDFRIFWDNAYCIHHLTDSPKCILNIFDECKKNGTENMVYEFMSTSKVSFPGAGVAVLAASVENVEYIKKGLGVSTIGFDKINQLRHIRFFKNAEGLKNHMKLHKNIIAPKFAVVIDQLEKNIAPLGIASWHNAEGGYFISFNAMKGCAKRIVSLCKEAGVVLTGAGATYPYGNDPDDSNIRIAPSYPTVEELTKAMELFCICIKLASAEKLLEK; encoded by the coding sequence ATGAAAAAATTAAGCGAAATGACACATGAAGAGCTTTTAGCATTTAAGAATGAGACTGAAAAGCAGTATCTTGATTTCAAGAGCCTTGATCTTCATCTTGACATGTCAAGAGGCAAGCCGGCTCCGGCACAGCTTGATCTCACAATGCCTATGTTAAACGTCCTTTCAGCTGACGATACACTTTCAACAGAAAAGGGACTTGACTGCAGAAACTACGGCGTACTCGACGGTATTCCGGAAGCAAAGCAGATGTTTGCTGATGTTCTCGGTGTAAAGCCTGAAAACATCATCGTTTACGGCAACTCAAGCCTCGCAATTATGTTCGATACAATCACAAGAGCATGGACACACGGACTTCTCGGAAGCACACCTTGGTCAAAGCTTGACAAGGTAAAGTTCCTCTGTCCTGTACCTGGCTACGACAGACACTTCGGGATCACACAGTACTACGGTATCGAAATGATCAACATCCCTACAGATGAAAACGGCCCTGACATGGACATGGTTGAAAAGCTCGTTTCAGAAGATGCTTCAATTAAGGGTATCTGGTGCGTTCCGCAGTACTCAAATCCTACAGGTGTAAGCTACTCAGATGAAGTAGTAAAGAGATTTGCAGCATTAAAGCCTAAGGCAGAAGACTTCAGAATTTTCTGGGACAATGCTTACTGCATCCACCATCTCACAGATTCACCTAAGTGCATACTCAATATTTTCGACGAATGTAAGAAGAACGGCACTGAAAACATGGTTTACGAATTCATGTCAACATCAAAGGTTTCATTCCCTGGTGCCGGCGTTGCAGTTTTAGCAGCAAGCGTTGAAAACGTAGAATACATCAAGAAGGGTCTCGGAGTTTCCACTATCGGTTTCGACAAGATCAACCAGCTCCGTCACATCAGATTCTTTAAGAACGCTGAAGGACTTAAGAACCACATGAAGCTTCACAAGAACATCATTGCTCCTAAGTTTGCAGTTGTTATCGACCAGCTCGAAAAGAACATTGCTCCGCTCGGTATCGCTTCATGGCACAATGCTGAAGGCGGTTACTTCATCTCATTCAATGCAATGAAGGGCTGTGCAAAGAGAATCGTTTCTCTCTGTAAGGAAGCAGGCGTTGTACTCACAGGTGCCGGTGCTACTTATCCTTACGGCAACGATCCTGATGACAGCAACATCAGAATCGCTCCTTCATATCCTACAGTTGAGGAACTCACAAAGGCAATGGAACTCTTCTGCATCTGCATAAAACTTGCTTCAGCAGAAAAGCTTCTTGAAAAATAA
- a CDS encoding FtsQ-type POTRA domain-containing protein, with protein MQDVKKVNLETNNHFKRDRRRRNNMTGYYILVIVLSLMIAAVLSVTFAFNVHNITINVSGSGTMIYSEEDIMKSSGLTGGENLVRMDTEKIREKMLGDLLCIDDVKIKKNFPNTVEIEVVPSVPAAYVECRGGYMTVSENWRIIGHSEETEDENLIVVKGFDPEKKHRKDLHEVKGQG; from the coding sequence ATGCAGGACGTAAAAAAAGTAAATCTGGAAACCAATAATCATTTTAAACGTGACAGACGAAGAAGAAACAATATGACCGGATACTATATTCTGGTCATAGTGCTTTCACTGATGATAGCTGCGGTACTGTCAGTTACATTTGCCTTTAACGTTCATAACATCACTATAAATGTAAGCGGCTCCGGAACAATGATATATTCTGAAGAAGATATAATGAAAAGCTCCGGACTTACCGGCGGTGAAAACCTGGTCCGCATGGACACGGAAAAGATCAGAGAAAAAATGCTCGGCGATCTCCTGTGCATCGACGATGTGAAAATAAAGAAGAATTTTCCGAATACAGTTGAAATAGAAGTTGTTCCGAGTGTGCCTGCAGCATACGTTGAATGCAGGGGCGGCTACATGACAGTCAGTGAAAACTGGAGAATAATCGGTCATTCTGAAGAAACTGAAGATGAAAATCTTATAGTCGTGAAAGGTTTTGATCCGGAAAAAAAACACCGAAAAGACCTTCATGAAGTCAAAGGACAAGGATAA